A stretch of DNA from Odontesthes bonariensis isolate fOdoBon6 chromosome 5, fOdoBon6.hap1, whole genome shotgun sequence:
CATGCAAGATTATGAGCAAGATCAAATATTCCAACGTATGAAAAGGTCTCCATGTGTTTATTGACTCGTGTGAAAACATTACCTGAAATCACAGGCAGTAGTGAGCTCTGCGCCTCCTCCCAGTGCTTTCCCTTCCACCAGGGCAACAGAGATAAGCGGCAGCCTGCACTGAGAGAACCATTCCGTCAGCGTACTGCGGCGCACATTATCTAACAATATAACACCTGAACTCTTAAACTCATACAGGCAACAGCTGTTTCGGTAGTTTGCTAAAACACttagcagagaggaagagggGACAGAGGAAATCGAGAGCCCTCACCTGAGCAGCCTTGTAAGAGCACTCTGCATGAACATACACATTTTCATCCCGTCCTATAAGGCGAGAGAAGGCTCATTTAGACATCTCACGTAAGCCCACACAAAGCAGCCGTTGAGGCAGGCAGAAATATACAGGTGAACTACTCAGCCGTCATAAATATGAATGAGGCCTTTGTTATTGAGTAGATAACAAGTGATACGCTACAGAATATCTATGCTCTGCTACCTGTGGGTTAGATATTGCTCGGACAGCGTTCAGGTCAGATCCAGAGCAGAAGGTTTCAGCAGCACCCTGAATAATAAGGCCTTTGCCGTCTGTCCACTCCTCCAGCTGGGTGACCCTCTCCTCCAGATCCACCATCATGCTGCCTGGCAGGAAGAGAACAATCTCATCtatgtttgtttacatttgaatatGTGCAACTGGGGGTTTGTCTCTAAAATAGCACATTTGCACCAGTCAGTCTGATGCTTTACTGCATAACCATACCAGAGAAAGCGTTCATGCGAGATGGGTTGTTGATGGTCAACACAGCTATGCCAGAGTCCTGTTTCAGTAGATCGATGGAACCTCCAGGAAAGACCTGCAGCTTCTCTCTGATCTCCTCCTGGTTGAAGCCATGGATGGCGGAGTACACACAGCCACTGCTCCGCCTCTGCAACACCCTGGAGGGACACCATTTGTCTTCAAACCGTTCTTCCTTACACGATCAGACCACGAGATTCAAAGCTAAATGGCATCATTACAGACGAACGCGCACGTAGCTGCAATCAAGATGATGCAAAACTAGTGACTATGTCGAGGTTAAAATGTCAAAGTTATGAAGCAATAGTtataaaaagaacaacaaaacactGAGAGCAGCACTCATCAATAAGCAAAACCAAATCCCTCTCAAAATCTTTACTGGGATTTAAAGAATGTAGTGGCAGCTGACACAGTAAAGAGGATTAGTGAGCCACATTCTCTAGATATCAAAAAACTAATATTAGTACCACTTAACATGTTGTTCTCAAGTCTCAAAAATGTGCCTCGTGACTCTATTCACCAGACGAGAAAGTCTTGAATATGTGCAACTGGGGGTTTGTCTCTAAAATAGCACATTTGCACCAGTCAGTCTGATGCTTTACTGCATAACCATACCAGAGAAAGCGTTCATGCGAGATGGGTTGTTGATGGTCAACACAGCTATGCCAGAGTCCAAATAAAACTGATTGCAGCCGTATGTGTGGTTGCAATCTGAAGAGATGTATGCATTAAAGCCTAATGGATTGTATGCATGCATTCATTTACTTGTTGCCTTTGTGGTGATGAACAGTGAATAGACTCCATTACCTGGCCCAGGCTCCACAGCAGCTGCTGCCCCTCAG
This window harbors:
- the echdc1 gene encoding ethylmalonyl-CoA decarboxylase isoform X1, which gives rise to MTLCALRQQLLRGSSCCGAWARVLQRRSSGCVYSAIHGFNQEEIREKLQVFPGGSIDLLKQDSGIAVLTINNPSRMNAFSGSMMVDLEERVTQLEEWTDGKGLIIQGAAETFCSGSDLNAVRAISNPQDGMKMCMFMQSALTRLLRLPLISVALVEGKALGGGAELTTACDFRLMASGSVIQFVHKHMGLVPGWGGAARLVRIVGSQNALKLLGGAVKVDSELGLHIGLADGVLESDQEAKDAGTPLQQAENWLSRYTKGPAPVIQAVKKVVQSGRELPLSEALRTEKEVFGTVWGGAANLQALASKPKHK